The proteins below are encoded in one region of Fulvia fulva chromosome 9, complete sequence:
- a CDS encoding Extracellular exo-alpha-(1->5)-L-arabinofuranosidase, whose amino-acid sequence MKLSSIFTTIASVVLVIVNAQSNGTNTYTNPIVPTGADPWVVGYEEYYYMINTTTDNITLWRSPTLTDWSDAESKAAFLPPPGQNYSTNLWAPELHNIDDKWYIIFTADPNNDVTPKEIDMLCTFDCPAVYHRMYVLEGSTADPWTSKYTLKSQLNTFDEFAIDGTYFQHSTANLCIAKMSDPWTVESNVTERQILSVPTNPWEKTPYGRTENIRMSSNEGPQQLTNRKTGQEFIIYSAARSDNLGDDPMNVQDWRKNNDGCVFYQNALEKAYGVGHASFTTSPDGTEDWVVYHGMENPFSGWSARNVRTQKFTWNDDGTPKFPRPGYGPYEAPSGQNASMKMF is encoded by the exons ATGAAGCTCTCGAGTATTTTCACAACGATTGCTAGCGTTGTTCTTGTCATAGTCAATGCACAGTCCAATGGCACGAATACATACACCAATCCGATTGTACCGACTGGAGCGGATCCTTGGGTTGTTGGTTATGAGGAGTATTACTATATGATCAATACCACGACTGATAATATCACTCTATGGCGAAGTCCGACCCTCACAGACTGGTCTGACGCCGAGTCAAAGGCCGCGTTTTTGCCTCCA CCAGGCCAGAATTATTCGACAAATCTCTGGGCTCCAGAATTGCACAATATCGATGACAAGTGGTACATCATCTTTACTGCCGATCCAAATAATGATGTGACTCCGAAAGAGATTGACATGCTAT GCACATTCGATTGCCCAGCAGTCTACCATCGCATGTACGTCCTCGAAGGCAGCACCGCAGATCCGTGGACGAGCAAGTACACCCTCAAAAGCCAGTTGAACACTTTCGACGAGTTCGCCATCGATGGAACCTACTTTCAGCACTCGACCG CCAATCTCTGCATCGCCAAAATGAGCGATCCATGGACTGTCGAGTCGAACGTCACCGAGCGACAAATCCTGTCAGTGCCCACCAACCCGTGGGAGAAGACACCATATGGCCGGACGGAGAACATCCGCATGAGTAGTAATGAAGGACCTCAGCAGCTCACCAATCGAAAGACCGGCCAGGAGTTCATCATTTACAGCGCAGCGCGTAGCGACAATC TTGGAGACGATCCGATGAACGTGCAAGATTGGCGGAAGAACAATGATGGTTGTGTTTTCTACCAGAATGCGTTGGAGAAGGCGTACGGTGTTGGGCATGCCAGTTTTACCACGAGCCCTGATGGCACAGAGGATTGGGTTGTGTATCATGGCATGGAGAATCCGTTCTCCGGTTGGAGCGCGAGAAACGTGCGGACGCAGAAG TTCACCTGGAATGATGATGGTACGCCGAAGTTTCCGAGGCCTGGCTATGGTCCCTATGAGGCGCCGAGTGGGCAGAATGCGAGTATGAAGATGTTCTGA
- a CDS encoding Beta-hexosaminidase: MKAILSSVLVLASTAHAIWPLPTKYTHGDKNLWIEKGQVKVNYKGPGYVREASCLLEKQTLTAEGQSQRKIPGRDDSHSGSNIPQIISSAIDRTYETLFEKNFVPWKLRPRLSNFEPQSGGPSITTISLEQTANEPANGTDVDESYSLELTEDGEVAIKAPGAVGLLYGLTSFTQLFYKHSNGGVYTDKAPVSITDAPKFKWRGLNLDTSRTFKTMDDIYRTLDALAYNKFNRLHWHITDAQSWPLEIPSMPELADKGVYVNDQRYTPEDVKAVYAYGANLGITVAMEIDMPGHTSSVWFSHPDLITAFNQQPDWATYCAEPPCGSFKLNSTDVGDFLQKLLDDLLPRIKPDTPYFHLGGDEVNKNAYNLDDTVRSNESSVLQPLMQKFVDRNMNQLKSYGLTPLVWEEMLLEWNLTLPKDTIVQTWQSDEAVAQTVAKGYQALVGNYNYWYLDCGKGQWLDFYPENAAGFWPFNDYCAPLHNWRVMYSYDPLNGVPENATHLVLGGEVHIWSEQTDSVNLDDRLWPRACAAGEVLWSGAKDASGQNRSQVEASPRLAEMRERLVARGVDAEPIQMPFCTQNGTQCAYPVA; encoded by the exons ATGAAGGCAATCTTATCCTCAGTATTGGTACTGGCCTCGACCGCGCATGCGATCTGGCCGCTACCCACGAAGTATACACATGGCGACAAAAACCTCTGGATCGAGAAGGGACAGGTCAAAGTCAACTACAAAGGGCCTGGATATGTGCGCGAGGCTTCCTGCCTCCTGGAAAAACAAACATTGACCGCGGAGGGACAGTCACAGCGGAAGATTCCAGGCCGCGATGACAGTCATTCTGGATCGAACATACCCCAGATCATAAGCAGCGCAATTGATCGGACGTATGAGACGCTATTTGAGAAGAACTTTGTGCCATGGAAACTTCGCCCTCGCTTGTCGAATTTTGAGCCTCAGTCTGGTGGACCATCTATCACGACAATCAGTTTGGAGCAGACTGCCAATGAGCCTGCCAATGGCACCGACGTGGATGAGTCGTACAGTCTGGAGCTGACTGAAGATGGCGAGGTGGCAATCAAGGCGCCCGGTGCGGTCGGCTTGCTGTACGGTTTGACATCGTTCACGCAGCTGTTCTACAAGCACTCCAACGGTGGCGTGTACACCGACAAGGCTCCGGTCTCGATCACTGACGCACCAAAGTTCAAGTGGCGCGGCCTCAACTTGGACACGTCTCGGACCTTCAAGACAATGGACGACATTTACCGCACATTGGACGCCCTTGCATACAACAAATTCAACCGCCTGCACTGGCACATCACCGATGCACAGTCATGGCCTCTCGAGATCCCTTCGATGCCAGAGCTGGCAGACAAGGGTGTATATGTCAACGACCAGCGATACACACCAGAAGATGTAAAGGCGGTCTACGCCTACGGCGCAAACCTTGGCATCACCGTCGCCATGGAGATCGATATGCCTGGCCACACTTCCTCGGTCTGGTTCAGTCACCCTGATCTCATCACCGCATTCAACCAGCAGCCGGACTGGGCTACTTACTGCGCCGAGCCTCCTTGTGGATCTTTCAAGCTGAACTCTACCGATGTCGGCGATTTCTTGCAAAAGCTGCTTGATGATCTCTTGCCACGCATCAAGCCAGACACGCCCTACTTCCATCTTGGTGGTGATGAGGTCAATAAGAACGCCTACAATCTCGACGATACTGTCCGTTCCAATGAGTCTTCCGTACTGCAGCCACTCATGCAGAAGTTCGTGGATCGCAACATGAACCAGCTCAAGTCGTACGGTCTGACGCCACTGGTCTGGGAGGAGATGCTTCTCGAGTGGAACTTGACGCTGCCAAAGGACACCATCGTGCAGACGTGGCAGAGCGATGAGGCTGTCGCTCAGACTGTCGCAAAGGGCTACCAAGCCCTGGTCGGGAACTACAACTACTGGTACCTCGACTGCGGCAAGGGTCAATGGCTTGACTTCTACCCCGAGAACGCCGCAGGTTTCTGGCCTTTCAACGACTACTGTGCGCCACTACACAACTGGCGTGTAATGTACAGCTACGATCCTCTGAATGGCGTGCCCGAGAACGCCACGCACCTTGTACTTGGTGGCGAGGTGCATATCTGGTCTGAGCAGACTGACTCTGTTAACTTGGATGATCGC TTATGGCCTCGTGCTTGCGCTGCTGGTGAAGTGTTGTGGAGCGGTGCCAAGGATGCGTCAGGCCAGAATCGGTCGCAGGTTGAGGCTTCGCCACGTCTGGCGGAGATGCGTGAGCGTCTTGTTGCTCGTGGTGTTGATGCTGAGCCGATTCAGATGCCGTTCTGCACACAGAATGGGACGCAGTGTGCGTATCCTGTGGCTTGA